DNA from Fundidesulfovibrio terrae:
ACGGTAGGCGGATTCCTCTTCGGTGCGGACAGGATCCGCGATCTCATCCTCACAGAGGTCGGCGTGATGATGCTCGACGCCCAGAAAGCCAAAATCGAAGTGGCCACGCGGGGGGCGGCCGAAACCTTCGGACAGCTCTTGCAGTCCGTCCCCAAGGAGCAGCAGCTCGACTTCCTGCGCAAGGCCATCTCGACGTTCCGCTACGAAGAGGACAAATCCGGGTATCTCTTCATCAACGAAGGCAACACCATCCGGGTTCACCCGGTCAACGCGGCACTCCAGGGGAAGGACATGTCCGACGTCAAGGACAGGAACAACGTCTACTTCACCAACGAGATGCAGCAGAAAGCCAAGCAAGGCGGTGGATTCGTCGAATATACCTTCCCCAAGCCCGGCAAAGGAGACCAGCCCAAGCTGTCGTTCGCAACAACCATCCCGGACACTCCTTATTGGGTCGGAACAGGCGTGTACATCGACAACATCGACGCGGAAAAGGCCCGCATCGGGGATGTCATAACGAGTGTGATCCGAAAGAACACGACCACTGTTCTCGTCTGCGTCTGCCTCGCGATCCTGTTATTGGTTCTGCCATCCACCTATTTCGTCGTGCGCAGCATCACCCGGCCCATCGCGCTGGCCACCGACGCGGCGCAACAGGTGGCCGAGGGCAACTACGACATCCGCGTCGACGAGGCCGGGCGGGATGAAGCTTCCAAGCTCGCCCGGGCGCTGAACTCCATGTCAGGCACCCTGCGCGAAAGCATTGAAAAGATCACCGCTAAAACCCGGGAAGCGGAACAGAAGGCCGAGGCAGCCGAACTGGCCTCGCGCGAAGCCGAGGCGGCCAAGTGCCAGGCCGAGCAGGCCAAGAGCGAAGGCATGCTGCAGGCTGCCGGCCGCCTCGAGTCCATCGTGGGTGTGCTGGGCGCGGCCTCGGACCAGCTCACGGAACAGATCGAGAACTCGAACAGGGGAGCCCACTCCCAGGCGGACCGCATAGCGGAAACGGCCACGGCCATGGATGAGATGACCGCCACGGTCCTGGAGGTGGCCAAGAACGCGGCCATGGCCGCCGAGACGTCCGATTCGGCCCGGACCCAGGCGGAATCGGGGTCGCAAGTTGTCAGCGACGTGCTGGCGGGCATGAGACAGGTTCAGGCCCAGTCGGACCAGCTCAAGCAGGACATGCGCCAACTGGGCAAACAGGCCGAGGACATCGGACGGGTGCTCACTGTCATATCGGACATCGCGGACCAGACCAACCTGCTGGCCCTGAACGCGGCCATCGAAGCCGCCCGCGCAGGGGACGCGGGGCGCGGCTTCGCCGTGGTGGCCGACGAGGTGAGAAAGCTCGCCGAAAAGACCATGACCGCCACCCGCGAAGTGGGCGACGCCATCACCTCCATCCAGCAAAGCGCCAGGCGAAACGTGGAGAACGTGGAACGCTCCGTGGCCCTCATCGGCGACGCGGCCGGGCTCGCGGGAAAATCAGGCCAGGCGCTCAGTGAAATCGTCGGGCTGGTTGGATCGACCTCGGATCAGGTGCGCTCCATAGCCACCGCCTCCGAAGAACAGTCAGCCGCCAGCGAGGAGATCAGCCGCTCCATCGAGCAGGTGAACGCCATCTCCGCCGACACGTCGCGCATCATGAACGAAGCGGCCACGGCAGTGGCCGAACTGGCGGGACAGGCCCACAAGCTCCAGGAACTCATCCAGGACCTACAGCACGAAGCCGGTGGGACGTAGTGGAGATGACCTGGGGCTCCGCCCCAGACCCCGGCAGGGCTCCGCCCTGCACCCGCCAGGGGGATGATCCCGCCTTACCCCTCAATGAGCTTCGCGAGCTTTACCGGCATGCCGGTAAAGCTCGCGAAGCTATTGGTGATTCCAAAGGGACTTGTCCCTTTGGCCGCCGGAGGCATCATCCTCTTCCCTCCCCGGCATCCCGCAGGCAAAACGAAAAGCCCGCGCGGCCCAGGGCCGGCGGGCTTGGGAACAATCGTCCAGACCAGCTAGGCGCCGATCTTGTTGACGGCCAGATTCAGCCGGGAGACCTTGCGAGCGGCGGTCTTCCAGTGAATGATCTTCTTGGAGGCGGCGCTGTCGAGGACGGCGGTGGCTTCCTTCAGAGCGGCGGTGGCAGCGGCGGCGTCCTTCTGGTCGATGGCGGCGCGCACGGCCTTGATGACGTTCTTCACCTGGGTCTTAGCGGAACGGTTGCGGGCGCGGGCAACGAGGCTCTGACGGTGCCTTTTCAGCGCGGACTTATGATTGGCCAAGGGATCTCCCTCCTCAAAGCAAGTTCAAAGACGGACTTGATAGACGCGAACGCCAACCCTGTCAAGCATCCAGTTGGCAAAACGGCCATCAAACCGGCAATTCTCCATACGCTTCCGCATCCGGCCCGCGTCAACCATTCGCGCGATGCCGGACGTACCGGAAGCAAACCATACCCGATACGGGATTCCAAAGGGACTTTGTCCCGTTGGCCGCCGGAGGCCTCCCCCACGGCGAATCCCCTGCGCCCTACACCTGCAGCGCGGCGAAGTCCGCCAGGCGTCCCAGGCGGTCCACCAGCGATTTCAGCAGATTGAGGCGGCTCATCTTCAAGGTCTCGTCGTCGCACATCACCATGACGTTGTCGAAGAACGCGTCCACGGCCGGACGCAGTTCGCCAAGCAAACCGAACAGGGCGTCGAAGTCGTCGGCGGCCCACAGCTCCTCGAAGCGGGAGGCCGTGGCGGCCAGGGTGTCGGCCAAGGCCAATTCGGCAGGCTCAACCAGGGACGCCTTGTCCACGGAACCGGTCAGCGTGAGTTCGGCGGCCTGCTTGCGGATGATGTTGGCCGCGCGTTTGAAGGCCAGCACGGCCTGGTCAAAACCCACGCCCTCGCTGAAACGCACCAGGGCGGCCACGCGGGCGTCCAGAGCCCAGACGTCGGTGAAGCCCGCGCCCATGGCGGCTTCCACCACCTGCGGGCGCACGCCCTTGCCCTGGTACCAGGCCTTGAGGCGCGATCCGAAGAACTCCACCAGCTTGGTCTTTGCCTCGGCGGGGTTGAGCTTCCAGGCCACACCGGAGTAGCCCGCGAAAGCCGCGTCCACGAGGGCTTCCAGATTCAGGCGCAGGCCGTGCTCGATGACGGTACGGCAGATGCCCAGCACCTGGCGGCGCAGGGCGTAGGGGTCGGCCGCGCCGGTGGGGATCATCTCCAGGCCGAAGCATCCAGCCAGGGTGTCGATCTTGTCGGCGACGGACAGGAGCGCTCCGGCCAAGCTCGCGGGCACGGGGCTGTCGGGGCCGAGCGGCAGGTACTGCTCGGAAATGGCCTGGGCAACCTGCTCGTTCTCGCCCTTCTTGCGGGCGTAGACGCCACCCATGACGCCCTGGAGGTCGGCGAATTCACCCACCATCTCGGACACCAGATCGGCCTTGGAAAGCCGTCCGGCCTGGCAGAGGTCCAGCATGATGGAGGGGGCGGCCAGTTCGGCCAGCTTGCCGCACAGGGCCTCGATGCGCCGGGTCTTGCTCCCCATGGACCCGAGCGGAGCCAGGAAGGTGACGTTGTCGAGCTTGTTAAGCCAAGTGTCGAAGCTGGAGGCCAGATCGGTCTCCCAGAAGAAGCGGGCGTCCTCCAGGCGAGCCTTGAGCACGCGCTCCCAGCCCTTGCGCACCAGGGCCACGTCGGTGGGCTTGAGCCCTGCCGTGGTCAGGAAGTGCGGCAGCAGGCGGCCCTTGTCGTCCTCCACGCCGAAGCTCTTCTGGTGGCTCTCCATGCTGGTGAGCAGCACCTGCCTGGGCAGTTCGAGATAGCGCTTGTCGAAATTGCCCAGGATCACCAGCGGGTATTCCACCAGTCCGCAGACTTCCTCCAGCAAGCGCTCGCCGATGATGGCCCTGCCCCCGGCAGAGGCGGAGGCCTCCTCGCACTGCTTGACGATGGATGCGCGACGGACCTCGGGGTCCAGGGTCACGCAGCCCTTGCTCTCAAGAGTAGGGAAATAGTCGGCCACAGTGGCCAGTTCCCAGGGGCCGGCCCCCATGACCCGGTGGCCGTAGGTGGCGCGCCCGGAGGCCACGGTGGCCACCTCGAAGGGGATGACCTCGTTATCCAGCAAGGCCACGATCCAGCGGATGGGGCGGCCGAAGGTGTAGTCGAGGCTGCCCCAGTGCATCTTCTTGGGGAAGTTGAAGGACTTGAACACGGCGGCGCAGATGCCGGGCAGGAGCGCGGCGGCCTCGGTCCCGCCTGTGGCCTTGCGCACGGCGAGGTACTGGCCCTTTGGGGTGTCCACGGTGAACACGTCGGACATCTGCGCGCCCTGGCCCTTGGCGAACCCGAGGGCGGCAGGGGTGGGGTTGCCGGAGGCGTCGTAGGCGGCCTTCACGGGCGGACCGGTGACGACCTCTTCCTCGCGGCGCTGCACGGCGTCCAGACCTTCCACCAGCGCGGTCAGGCGGCGCGGGGTGGCCCAGGCCTTGACCTCGACGAATCCCAGTTTGTTCTGCTCCAGAAGCCCGGCGAGTCCCTGGCGCAGCTCCCCGGTGAGGGAGGCCAGGAAGCGCGAGGGCATTTCCTCGAAGCCGATTTCCAGTAGAAAGGCGGGCATGGATGGCGTCCTTTAGCTTTTGAGAAGGGGGTATTCCATGTCGCGGCGCTGGGCGGCGTAGAGCCGGGCAAGCGACGAGGCCAGGGCGCGCACGCGGGCGATGTAGCCGGTGCGTTCGGTGATGGAGATGGCCCCCCTGGCCTGGAGCATGTTGAAGGTATGCGAGCAGCGCAGGCAGTAGTCGTAGGCGGGCCAGGGAAGCCCCGCCTCGCACAGGCGCTTGCACTCGGCTTCGCAGGCGTTGAAGAAGGAAAGCAGCATGTCCGGGTCGGACAGCTCGAAATTATACTTGGAGTGCTCCACTTCGCCCTGGTGGTGCACCTGGCCGTAGGTGACCTTGTCGTTCCAGGAGAGGTCGTACACGGACTCCTTCTCCTGCAGGTACATGGAGATGCGCTCCAGGCCATAGGTGATCTCAACGGCCACCGGCGAGAGCTCGATGCCGCCGATCTGCTGGAAGTAGGTGAACTGCGTGACTTCCATGCCGTTCAGCCACACTTCCCAGCCGAGGCCGGAAGCGCCCAGGGTGGGGGATTCCCAGTCGTCCTCCACGAAGCGGATGTCGTGGGCCTCGGGGGGAACGCCCAGGGCGCGCAGGCTCTCCAGATAGAGGCTCTGCACGTTGTCGGGCGAAGGCTTCAGGATCACCTGGAACTGGTAGTAGTGCTGCAGGCGGTTGGGATTCTCGCCGTAACGCCCGTCGGTGGGGCGGCGGGAGGGCTCCACGTAGGCCACGCGCCAGGGCTCGGGGCCG
Protein-coding regions in this window:
- a CDS encoding methyl-accepting chemotaxis protein; the encoded protein is MLRSLSISTRIYLSLLGLAFFLIATVGGFLFGADRIRDLILTEVGVMMLDAQKAKIEVATRGAAETFGQLLQSVPKEQQLDFLRKAISTFRYEEDKSGYLFINEGNTIRVHPVNAALQGKDMSDVKDRNNVYFTNEMQQKAKQGGGFVEYTFPKPGKGDQPKLSFATTIPDTPYWVGTGVYIDNIDAEKARIGDVITSVIRKNTTTVLVCVCLAILLLVLPSTYFVVRSITRPIALATDAAQQVAEGNYDIRVDEAGRDEASKLARALNSMSGTLRESIEKITAKTREAEQKAEAAELASREAEAAKCQAEQAKSEGMLQAAGRLESIVGVLGAASDQLTEQIENSNRGAHSQADRIAETATAMDEMTATVLEVAKNAAMAAETSDSARTQAESGSQVVSDVLAGMRQVQAQSDQLKQDMRQLGKQAEDIGRVLTVISDIADQTNLLALNAAIEAARAGDAGRGFAVVADEVRKLAEKTMTATREVGDAITSIQQSARRNVENVERSVALIGDAAGLAGKSGQALSEIVGLVGSTSDQVRSIATASEEQSAASEEISRSIEQVNAISADTSRIMNEAATAVAELAGQAHKLQELIQDLQHEAGGT
- the rpsT gene encoding 30S ribosomal protein S20; its protein translation is MANHKSALKRHRQSLVARARNRSAKTQVKNVIKAVRAAIDQKDAAAATAALKEATAVLDSAASKKIIHWKTAARKVSRLNLAVNKIGA
- the glyS gene encoding glycine--tRNA ligase subunit beta, with amino-acid sequence MPAFLLEIGFEEMPSRFLASLTGELRQGLAGLLEQNKLGFVEVKAWATPRRLTALVEGLDAVQRREEEVVTGPPVKAAYDASGNPTPAALGFAKGQGAQMSDVFTVDTPKGQYLAVRKATGGTEAAALLPGICAAVFKSFNFPKKMHWGSLDYTFGRPIRWIVALLDNEVIPFEVATVASGRATYGHRVMGAGPWELATVADYFPTLESKGCVTLDPEVRRASIVKQCEEASASAGGRAIIGERLLEEVCGLVEYPLVILGNFDKRYLELPRQVLLTSMESHQKSFGVEDDKGRLLPHFLTTAGLKPTDVALVRKGWERVLKARLEDARFFWETDLASSFDTWLNKLDNVTFLAPLGSMGSKTRRIEALCGKLAELAAPSIMLDLCQAGRLSKADLVSEMVGEFADLQGVMGGVYARKKGENEQVAQAISEQYLPLGPDSPVPASLAGALLSVADKIDTLAGCFGLEMIPTGAADPYALRRQVLGICRTVIEHGLRLNLEALVDAAFAGYSGVAWKLNPAEAKTKLVEFFGSRLKAWYQGKGVRPQVVEAAMGAGFTDVWALDARVAALVRFSEGVGFDQAVLAFKRAANIIRKQAAELTLTGSVDKASLVEPAELALADTLAATASRFEELWAADDFDALFGLLGELRPAVDAFFDNVMVMCDDETLKMSRLNLLKSLVDRLGRLADFAALQV
- the glyQ gene encoding glycine--tRNA ligase subunit alpha, whose protein sequence is MHFQDVILTLQSYWAKQGCLIVQPYDLEVGAGTFNPSTFFRVIGPEPWRVAYVEPSRRPTDGRYGENPNRLQHYYQFQVILKPSPDNVQSLYLESLRALGVPPEAHDIRFVEDDWESPTLGASGLGWEVWLNGMEVTQFTYFQQIGGIELSPVAVEITYGLERISMYLQEKESVYDLSWNDKVTYGQVHHQGEVEHSKYNFELSDPDMLLSFFNACEAECKRLCEAGLPWPAYDYCLRCSHTFNMLQARGAISITERTGYIARVRALASSLARLYAAQRRDMEYPLLKS